A window of Vigna unguiculata cultivar IT97K-499-35 chromosome 4, ASM411807v1, whole genome shotgun sequence contains these coding sequences:
- the LOC114182573 gene encoding chloroplast envelope membrane protein gives MFFMSSSTVLCDSLILFNQKLLLNSFVSHGSSNFVIQLGSKTRRLNGFISKAEKHSGHSRKSSWWQKFFFEDDGNWLGLRDDDMVETEAEAVAAGEAESTRELSEGEKFEAWKQRAEAIVELREAQEDRKNQEYRKWEDWLLDGDGINREGNTSSSDWEQGMKDYRDNVRDDSGDLPADKGLVESARYLIFGGEDEDMLYEDRVFQYASSNSAKFLALLIIVPWAMDFLVHDYILMPFLDRYVKTVPLAAQMLDVRRYQKLEIVEELKTERGRFELEVEIGKSPPLSDEEVWWELRHKALELREERRLENRRAFANIWSDTVYGISLFILLYFNKSKVALLKFTGYKIINNISDTGKAFLIILITDIFLGYHSESGWQTLLEIIVEHYGLEVDQSTITIFICLVPVVMDACVKLWLFKFLPRLSPRVTNIFQEMKRH, from the exons ATGTTCTTCATGAGCTCTTCAACTGTTTTATGCGACAGCTTAATCTTGTTTAATCAGAAATTGCTTTTGAACTCTTTCGTCTCGCATGGTTCATCCAACTTTGTGATTCAGTTGGGCAGCAAAACGAGGCGGCTTAATGGATTCATTTCAAAAGCGGAAAAGCACAGTGGGCATTCAAGGAAGAGCAGTTGGTGGCAGAAATTCTTTTTCGAAGATGATGGGAATTGGCTTGGTCTGAGGGACGATGATATGGTGGAAACTGAGGCTGAGGCCGTGGCTGCGGGCGAGGCTGAGAGCACACGAGAGTTATCTGAGGGCGAGAAGTTTGAGGCCTGGAAGCAGAGAGCTGAAGCAATTGTAGAGTTAAGAGAAGCTCAAGAAGATAGGAAGAACCAAGAGTATAGGAAATGGGAAGACTGGCTTTTGGATGGGGACGGGATTAATCGGGAGGGTAACACTTCCTCTTCGGATTGGGAGCAGGGTATGAAGGATTATAGGGATAATGTGCGAGATGATTCCGGTGATCTTCCCGCCGACAAGGGTCTGGTAGAGTCCGCTAGGTATTTGATTTTTGGAGGGGAAGATGAGGACATGCTTTATGAGGATCGTGTTTTCCAGTATGCCTCGTCAAATTCG gCAAAATTTTTGGCATTGTTGATTATTGTACCTTGGGCAATGGATTTTCTGGTTCATGACTACATACTTATGCCATTTTTAGACAG ATATGTGAAGACTGTACCACTTGCAGCACAAATGCTTGACGTAAGAAGATATCAAAAACTTGAAATAGTTGAGGAACTAAAAACTGAGAGGGGACGGTTTGAGCTTGAGGTTGAGATTGGTAAATCTCCACCTCTATCTGATGAAGAGGTTTGGTGGGAATTAAGACATAAAGC ATTAGAGTTGAGGGAAGAGCGGAGACTGGAAAATCGCAGAGCATTTGCCAACATATGGTCAGATACAGTTTACGGGATCtctttatttattcttttatacttCAATAAGAGTAAA GTAGCGTTGCTCAAATTTACAGGttataaaattatcaataatatttcAGATACCGGGAAGGCTTTTCTAATTATACTGATCACAGATATATTCTTAGG GTATCATTCTGAATCTGGTTGGCAAACTTTGCTAGAGATAATTGTTGAGCACTATGGGCTTGAAGTTGATCAGTCAACTATAACTATTTTTATCTGCCTGGTCCCAGTTGTCATGGATGCATGCGTAAAACTTTGG CTATTCAAATTCCTCCCGCGTTTGTCTCCAAGGGTGACAAATATATTTCAGGAAATGAAACGACACTAG